GGGAGCGCTTGCGTGCGTAGGTCACCATGGGTCGCCGCGCTGGTGGTGGCGGCGGCGCTCGTCGCGACGGGCGCCGGGTGGTGGCTGATGGACCAGCGTGCCGCCCCCTCCCCCGCCAGCGAGGGGCAGGGGCGGGTCCCCGGCATCCGTACGCGAGAGGTGCAGCTGGTGGGCCGGCACCGGGGCCAGCTCCAATGGCAGCTCCACGCCCGCTCCATCGAGATGCCCGCCGCCTCCGAGGAGGTGGCCTTCAGCACGGTGCAGGACGGCGCATTCTACCGGGCCGGCCAGATCTTCTTGCGCTTCGAGGGCGACGGCGGGCGGTGGGAGCCCGACGCCGGGCGGCTCCTGTTGCAAGGACGCTACACGCTGACGCACCCCGGCGGGGCGGTGCTGGAGAGCCAGGACCTGGTCTGGGAAGCCGAACGCCAGCGGCTCACCTCTCCCGGCCCCAATGCGTTGCGCTACGACTCTACCACCGTCGAGGCACCGCTGCTGGAGGTCGACGTG
This genomic interval from Limnochorda sp. LNt contains the following:
- the lptC gene encoding LPS export ABC transporter periplasmic protein LptC, producing MRRSPWVAALVVAAALVATGAGWWLMDQRAAPSPASEGQGRVPGIRTREVQLVGRHRGQLQWQLHARSIEMPAASEEVAFSTVQDGAFYRAGQIFLRFEGDGGRWEPDAGRLLLQGRYTLTHPGGAVLESQDLVWEAERQRLTSPGPNALRYDSTTVEAPLLEVDVAAGVIRLSGGVRLDDSTGRGLQAWAEAAEYLPDSGEIRLLGPVRLEGEATR